The Halichoerus grypus chromosome 15, mHalGry1.hap1.1, whole genome shotgun sequence genome includes a window with the following:
- the AKTIP gene encoding AKT-interacting protein isoform X1 — translation MNPFWSMSASSVRKRSDGEEKALAGDVITSPPRAAPKKQLPCIPKNALPITKPTSPAPAAQSANGTHASYGPFYLEYSLLAEFTLVVKQKLPGVYVQPSYRSALMWFGVIFIRHGLYQDGVFKFTVYIPDNYPDGDCPRLVFDIPVFHPLVDPTSGELDVKRAFAKWRRNHNHIWQVLMYARRVFYKIDTSSPLNPEAAVLYEKDVQLFKSKVVDSVKMCTARLFDQPKIEDPYAISFSPWNPSVHDEAREKMLTQKKKPEEQHNKSVHVAGLSWVKPGSVQPFSKEEKTVAT, via the exons ATGAACCCTTTCTGGAGCATGTCTGCAAGCTCTGTCCGCAAA CGATCTGATGGTGAAGAGAAGGCGTTAGCAGGGGACGTGATAACCAGCCCTCCACGTGCCGCCCCGAAGAAACAGCTGCCTTGTATTCCCAAAAACGCTCTGCCCATAACTAAGCCTACATCCCCCGCCCCGGCAGCACAATCAGCAAACGGCACACATGCTTCTTACGGACCCTTCTACCTGGAATACTCTCTTCTTGCAGAATT TACCTTGGTTGTGAAGCAGAAGCTACCGGGTGTCTATGTGCAGCCATCTTACCGCTCTGCATTAA TGTGGTTTGGAGTCATATTCATACGGCACGGACTATATCAAGACGGTGTGTTTAAGTTTACAGTTTACATCCCTGACAACTACCCAGATGGTGACTGCCCC CGCTTGGTGTTTGATATTCCCGTCTTTCACCCACTAGTCGATCCCACCTCAGGTGAACTGGATGTGAAGAGAGCGTTTGCAAAATGGAG GCGGAACCATAATCACATTTGGCAAGTTTTAATGTACGCAAGGAGAGTGTTCTACAAGATTGATACATCAAGCCCCTTAAACCCAGAGGCTGCAGTGCT GTATGAAAAAGATgttcagctttttaaaagtaaagtggTTGACAGTGTTAAGATGTGCACTGCTCGTTTGTTTGACCAACCTAAAATAGAAGACCCCTATGCAATTAG cTTTTCTCCATGGAATCCTTCTGTACATGATGAAGCCAGAGAGAAGATGCTGACTCAGAAG AAGAAGCCTGAAGAACAGCACAATAAAAGTGTTCATGTTGCTGGCCTGTCATGGGTAAAGCCTGGTTCAGTACAACCTTTcagtaaagaagagaaaacagtagCAACTTAA
- the AKTIP gene encoding AKT-interacting protein isoform X2, which translates to MNPFWSMSASSVRKRSDGEEKALAGDVITSPPRAAPKKQLPCIPKNALPITKPTSPAPAAQSANGTHASYGPFYLEYSLLAEFTLVVKQKLPGVYVQPSYRSALMWFGVIFIRHGLYQDGVFKFTVYIPDNYPDGDCPRLVFDIPVFHPLVDPTSGELDVKRAFAKWRRNHNHIWQVLMYARRVFYKIDTSSPLNPEAAVLYEKDVQLFKSKVVDSVKMCTARLFDQPKIEDPYAISFSPWNPSVHDEAREKMLTQKKPEEQHNKSVHVAGLSWVKPGSVQPFSKEEKTVAT; encoded by the exons ATGAACCCTTTCTGGAGCATGTCTGCAAGCTCTGTCCGCAAA CGATCTGATGGTGAAGAGAAGGCGTTAGCAGGGGACGTGATAACCAGCCCTCCACGTGCCGCCCCGAAGAAACAGCTGCCTTGTATTCCCAAAAACGCTCTGCCCATAACTAAGCCTACATCCCCCGCCCCGGCAGCACAATCAGCAAACGGCACACATGCTTCTTACGGACCCTTCTACCTGGAATACTCTCTTCTTGCAGAATT TACCTTGGTTGTGAAGCAGAAGCTACCGGGTGTCTATGTGCAGCCATCTTACCGCTCTGCATTAA TGTGGTTTGGAGTCATATTCATACGGCACGGACTATATCAAGACGGTGTGTTTAAGTTTACAGTTTACATCCCTGACAACTACCCAGATGGTGACTGCCCC CGCTTGGTGTTTGATATTCCCGTCTTTCACCCACTAGTCGATCCCACCTCAGGTGAACTGGATGTGAAGAGAGCGTTTGCAAAATGGAG GCGGAACCATAATCACATTTGGCAAGTTTTAATGTACGCAAGGAGAGTGTTCTACAAGATTGATACATCAAGCCCCTTAAACCCAGAGGCTGCAGTGCT GTATGAAAAAGATgttcagctttttaaaagtaaagtggTTGACAGTGTTAAGATGTGCACTGCTCGTTTGTTTGACCAACCTAAAATAGAAGACCCCTATGCAATTAG cTTTTCTCCATGGAATCCTTCTGTACATGATGAAGCCAGAGAGAAGATGCTGACTCAGAAG AAGCCTGAAGAACAGCACAATAAAAGTGTTCATGTTGCTGGCCTGTCATGGGTAAAGCCTGGTTCAGTACAACCTTTcagtaaagaagagaaaacagtagCAACTTAA
- the RBL2 gene encoding retinoblastoma-like protein 2 isoform X2 gives MKKWEDMANLPPHFRERTERLERNFTVSAVIFKKYEPIFQDIFKYPQEEQPRQQRGRKQRRQPCTVSEVFHFCWVLFIYAKGNFPMISDDLVNSYHLLLCALDLVYGNALQCSNRKELVNPNFKGLSEDFHAKDSKPSSDPPCVIEKLCSLHDGLVLEAKGIKEHFWKPYIRKLYEKKLLKGKEENLTGFLEPGNFGESFKAINKAYEEYVLSVGNLDERIFLGEDAEEEIGTLSRCLNSGSGTETAERVQMKNILQQHFDKSKALRISTPLTGVRYMKDNSPCVTPVSTAAHSLSRLHAMLTGLRNAPSEKLEQILRTCSRDPTQAIANRLKEMYEIYSQHCQPDEDFSNSKEIASKYFRFAEMLYYKVLESVIEQEQKRLGDMDLSGILEQDAFHRSLLACCLEVVTFSYKPPGSFPFITEIFDVPLYHFYKVIEVFIRAEDGLCREVVKHLNQIEEQILDHLAWKPESPLWDRIRDNENRVPTCEEVMPPQNLERAEDICITGSPLTPRRVSEVRADTGGLGRSLTSPATLYDRYSSPTASSTRRRLFVENDNPSDGGTPGRIPPQPLVNAVPVQNVSGDAVPVTPVPGQTLVTMATATVTANNGQTVTIPVQGIANENGGITFFPVQVNVTGQAQAVTGSIQPLSAQALAGSLSSQQVTGTTLQVPGQVAIQQISPGGHQQKQGPPLTGSSIRPRKTSSLSLFFRKVYHLAGVRLRDLCAKLDISDELRKKIWTCFEFSIIQCPELMMDRHLDQLLMCAIYVMAKVTKEDKSFQNIMRCYRTQPQARSQVYRSVLIKGKRKRRNSGSSDSRSHQNSPTELNKDRTSRDSSPVMRSSSTLPAPQPSSAPPTPTRLTGANSDMEEEERGDLIQFYNSIYIKQIKTFAMKYSQANVMDAPPLSPYPFVRTGSPRRIQLSQNHPVYISPHKNETMLSPREKIFYYFSNSPSKRLREINSMIRTGETPTKKRGILLEDGSESPAKRICPENHSALLRRLQDVANDRGAH, from the exons GTAATTTCCCCATGATTAGTGATGATTTGGTCAATTCTTACCATCTTCTGCTGTGTGCTTTGGACTTGGTTTATGGAAATGCCCTTCAGTGTTCCAATCGCAAAGAACTGGTGAATCCTAATTTTAAAG GCCTGTCTGAAGATTTTCATGCTAAGGATTCTAAACCTTCCTCTGACCCACCTTGTGTCATTGAGAAACTCTGTTCCTTACATGATGGCCTAGTTTTGGAAGCAAAGGGAATAAAAGAACATTTCTGGAAACCCTATATTAGGAAACTATATGAAAAAAAG CTCcttaagggaaaagaagaaaatcttacgGGGTTTTTAGAGCCGGGGAATTTTGGAGAGAGTTT tAAAGCCATCAATAAGGCCTATGAGGAGTATGTTCTATCTGTTGGGAATTTAGATGAAAGGATATTTCTTGGAGAGGATGCTGAAGAGGAAATTGGGACTCTCTCCAGGTGTCTGAATTCTGGTTCAGGAACAGAGACTGCTGAAAGGGTGCAGATGAAAAACATCTTGCAGCAGCACTTCGACAAG TCTAAAGCACTTAGAATCTCCACACCACTTACTGGTGTGAGGTACATGAAGGATAACAGCCCTTGTGTGACCCCAGTGTCTACGGCAGCACACAGCTTGAGCCGTCTTCACGCCATGCTAACAGGCCTCAGGAATGCACCAAGTGAGAAACTGGAACAGATTCTAAG gacgtGTTCCAGAGATCCAACACAGGCCATTGCCAACAGACTGAAAGAAATGTATGAAATATATTCTCAGCATTGCCAGCCAGATGAGGATTTCAGTAATTCTAAAG AAATTGCCAGCAAATATTTTCGTTTTGCAGAGATGCTTTACTATAAAGTATTAGAATCTGTTATTGAACAGGAACAGAAAAGACTGGGAGACATGGATTTATCT GGCATTCTGGAACAAGATGCATTCCATAGATCGCTTTTGGCCTGCTGCCTTGAGGTCGTCACTTTTTCTTATAAGCCTCCTGGGAGTTTTCCATTTATTACTGAAATATTTGATGTGccactttatcatttttataag gtgaTAGAAGTATTCATTAGAGCAGAAGATGGTCTTTGTAGAGAGGTGGTTAAACACCTTAATCAGATTGAAGAACAGATCTTGGATCATTTGGCATGGAAACCAGAGTCTCCACTCTGGGACAGAATTAGAGACAATGAAAACAGAGTTCCTACTTGTGAAGAG GTTATGCCACCTCAGAATCTGGAAAGAGCAGAAGATATTTGTATTACTGGCTCTCCTTTGACTCCCAGAAGAGTGAGTGAAGTTCGCGCTGATACTGGAGGACTTGGAAGAA GCCTAACATCTCCAGCCACACTGTATGACAGATACAGCTCCCCAACAGCCAGCTCGACCAGAAGGCGGCTGTTTGTTGAGAATGATAACCCCTCTGACGGAGGGACACCTGGGCGCATTCCCCCACAACCCCTAGTCAATGCTGTCCCTGTGCAGAATGTATCTGGAGATGCTGTTCCTGTCACGCCAGTTCCTGGACAGACTTTGGTCACCATGGCAACAGCCACCGTCACAGCCAACAATGGACAAACAGTGACCATTCCTGTACAAG GTATTGCGAATGAAAATGGAGGGATAACATTCTTCCCAGTCCAGGTCAATGTCACAGGGCAGGCACAAGCTGTGACTGGCTCCATCCAGCCCCTGAGTGCTCAGGCCCTGGCTGGAAGTTTGAGCTCTCAACAGGTGACAGGAACAACCTTGCAAGTCCCTGGTCAGGTGGCCATTCAACAGATTTCCCCAGGTGGACACCAGCAGAAACAAGGCCCACCTTTAACTGGCAGCAGTATTAGACCCAGGAAGACCAGCTCTTTATCGCTTTTCTTTAGAAAG GTTTACCACTTGGCAGGTGTCCGCCTTCGGGATCTTTGTGCTAAACTGGATATTTCAGATgaactgaggaaaaaaatctggaCCTGCTTTGAATTCTCCATAATTCAGTGTCCTGAACTTATGATGGACAGACATCTGGACCAGTTGTTGATGTGTGCCATTTATGTGATGGCAAAG GTCACAAAAGAAGACAAGTCCTTCCAGAATATTATGCGTTGTTATAGGACTCAGCCACAGGCCCGGAGCCAG GTGTATAGAAGTGTTTTgataaaagggaaaaggaaaagaagaaattctggCAGCAGTGATAGCAGAAGCCATCAGAATTCTCCAACAGAACTAAACAAAGACAGAA CCAGCAGAGACTCCAGTCCCGTCATGAGGTCGAGCAGCACCTTGCCGGCTCCACAGCCTAGCAGCGCCCCTCCGACGCCGACTCGCCTCACAGGTGCCAACAGTGAcatggaagaggaggagaggggagaccTCATTCAGTTCTACAACAGTATCTacataaagcaaattaaaaccttTGCCATGAAGTACTCACAGGCAAACGTA atggaTGCTCCTCCACTCTCTCCCTATCCATTTGTAAGGACAGGTTCTCCTCGCCGAATACAGCTATCTCAAAATCATCCTGTCTACATTTCtccacataaaaatgaaacaatgcttTCTCCTCGAGAAAAGATTTTCTACTACTTCAGCAACAGTCCTTCAAAG AGATTGAGAGAAATTAACAGTATGATACGGACAGGAGAAACTCCAACCAAGAAGAGAGGGATTCTTTTGGAAGATGGAAGTGAATCACCCGCAAAAAGAATTTGCCCGGAAAATCATTCTGCCTTATTACGCCGTCTCCAAGATGTAGCTAATGACCGAGGTGCTCACTGA
- the RBL2 gene encoding retinoblastoma-like protein 2 isoform X3 gives MISDDLVNSYHLLLCALDLVYGNALQCSNRKELVNPNFKGLSEDFHAKDSKPSSDPPCVIEKLCSLHDGLVLEAKGIKEHFWKPYIRKLYEKKLLKGKEENLTGFLEPGNFGESFKAINKAYEEYVLSVGNLDERIFLGEDAEEEIGTLSRCLNSGSGTETAERVQMKNILQQHFDKSKALRISTPLTGVRYMKDNSPCVTPVSTAAHSLSRLHAMLTGLRNAPSEKLEQILRTCSRDPTQAIANRLKEMYEIYSQHCQPDEDFSNSKEIASKYFRFAEMLYYKVLESVIEQEQKRLGDMDLSGILEQDAFHRSLLACCLEVVTFSYKPPGSFPFITEIFDVPLYHFYKVIEVFIRAEDGLCREVVKHLNQIEEQILDHLAWKPESPLWDRIRDNENRVPTCEEVMPPQNLERAEDICITGSPLTPRRVSEVRADTGGLGRSLTSPATLYDRYSSPTASSTRRRLFVENDNPSDGGTPGRIPPQPLVNAVPVQNVSGDAVPVTPVPGQTLVTMATATVTANNGQTVTIPVQGIANENGGITFFPVQVNVTGQAQAVTGSIQPLSAQALAGSLSSQQVTGTTLQVPGQVAIQQISPGGHQQKQGPPLTGSSIRPRKTSSLSLFFRKVYHLAGVRLRDLCAKLDISDELRKKIWTCFEFSIIQCPELMMDRHLDQLLMCAIYVMAKVTKEDKSFQNIMRCYRTQPQARSQVYRSVLIKGKRKRRNSGSSDSRSHQNSPTELNKDRTSRDSSPVMRSSSTLPAPQPSSAPPTPTRLTGANSDMEEEERGDLIQFYNSIYIKQIKTFAMKYSQANVMDAPPLSPYPFVRTGSPRRIQLSQNHPVYISPHKNETMLSPREKIFYYFSNSPSKRLREINSMIRTGETPTKKRGILLEDGSESPAKRICPENHSALLRRLQDVANDRGAH, from the exons ATGATTAGTGATGATTTGGTCAATTCTTACCATCTTCTGCTGTGTGCTTTGGACTTGGTTTATGGAAATGCCCTTCAGTGTTCCAATCGCAAAGAACTGGTGAATCCTAATTTTAAAG GCCTGTCTGAAGATTTTCATGCTAAGGATTCTAAACCTTCCTCTGACCCACCTTGTGTCATTGAGAAACTCTGTTCCTTACATGATGGCCTAGTTTTGGAAGCAAAGGGAATAAAAGAACATTTCTGGAAACCCTATATTAGGAAACTATATGAAAAAAAG CTCcttaagggaaaagaagaaaatcttacgGGGTTTTTAGAGCCGGGGAATTTTGGAGAGAGTTT tAAAGCCATCAATAAGGCCTATGAGGAGTATGTTCTATCTGTTGGGAATTTAGATGAAAGGATATTTCTTGGAGAGGATGCTGAAGAGGAAATTGGGACTCTCTCCAGGTGTCTGAATTCTGGTTCAGGAACAGAGACTGCTGAAAGGGTGCAGATGAAAAACATCTTGCAGCAGCACTTCGACAAG TCTAAAGCACTTAGAATCTCCACACCACTTACTGGTGTGAGGTACATGAAGGATAACAGCCCTTGTGTGACCCCAGTGTCTACGGCAGCACACAGCTTGAGCCGTCTTCACGCCATGCTAACAGGCCTCAGGAATGCACCAAGTGAGAAACTGGAACAGATTCTAAG gacgtGTTCCAGAGATCCAACACAGGCCATTGCCAACAGACTGAAAGAAATGTATGAAATATATTCTCAGCATTGCCAGCCAGATGAGGATTTCAGTAATTCTAAAG AAATTGCCAGCAAATATTTTCGTTTTGCAGAGATGCTTTACTATAAAGTATTAGAATCTGTTATTGAACAGGAACAGAAAAGACTGGGAGACATGGATTTATCT GGCATTCTGGAACAAGATGCATTCCATAGATCGCTTTTGGCCTGCTGCCTTGAGGTCGTCACTTTTTCTTATAAGCCTCCTGGGAGTTTTCCATTTATTACTGAAATATTTGATGTGccactttatcatttttataag gtgaTAGAAGTATTCATTAGAGCAGAAGATGGTCTTTGTAGAGAGGTGGTTAAACACCTTAATCAGATTGAAGAACAGATCTTGGATCATTTGGCATGGAAACCAGAGTCTCCACTCTGGGACAGAATTAGAGACAATGAAAACAGAGTTCCTACTTGTGAAGAG GTTATGCCACCTCAGAATCTGGAAAGAGCAGAAGATATTTGTATTACTGGCTCTCCTTTGACTCCCAGAAGAGTGAGTGAAGTTCGCGCTGATACTGGAGGACTTGGAAGAA GCCTAACATCTCCAGCCACACTGTATGACAGATACAGCTCCCCAACAGCCAGCTCGACCAGAAGGCGGCTGTTTGTTGAGAATGATAACCCCTCTGACGGAGGGACACCTGGGCGCATTCCCCCACAACCCCTAGTCAATGCTGTCCCTGTGCAGAATGTATCTGGAGATGCTGTTCCTGTCACGCCAGTTCCTGGACAGACTTTGGTCACCATGGCAACAGCCACCGTCACAGCCAACAATGGACAAACAGTGACCATTCCTGTACAAG GTATTGCGAATGAAAATGGAGGGATAACATTCTTCCCAGTCCAGGTCAATGTCACAGGGCAGGCACAAGCTGTGACTGGCTCCATCCAGCCCCTGAGTGCTCAGGCCCTGGCTGGAAGTTTGAGCTCTCAACAGGTGACAGGAACAACCTTGCAAGTCCCTGGTCAGGTGGCCATTCAACAGATTTCCCCAGGTGGACACCAGCAGAAACAAGGCCCACCTTTAACTGGCAGCAGTATTAGACCCAGGAAGACCAGCTCTTTATCGCTTTTCTTTAGAAAG GTTTACCACTTGGCAGGTGTCCGCCTTCGGGATCTTTGTGCTAAACTGGATATTTCAGATgaactgaggaaaaaaatctggaCCTGCTTTGAATTCTCCATAATTCAGTGTCCTGAACTTATGATGGACAGACATCTGGACCAGTTGTTGATGTGTGCCATTTATGTGATGGCAAAG GTCACAAAAGAAGACAAGTCCTTCCAGAATATTATGCGTTGTTATAGGACTCAGCCACAGGCCCGGAGCCAG GTGTATAGAAGTGTTTTgataaaagggaaaaggaaaagaagaaattctggCAGCAGTGATAGCAGAAGCCATCAGAATTCTCCAACAGAACTAAACAAAGACAGAA CCAGCAGAGACTCCAGTCCCGTCATGAGGTCGAGCAGCACCTTGCCGGCTCCACAGCCTAGCAGCGCCCCTCCGACGCCGACTCGCCTCACAGGTGCCAACAGTGAcatggaagaggaggagaggggagaccTCATTCAGTTCTACAACAGTATCTacataaagcaaattaaaaccttTGCCATGAAGTACTCACAGGCAAACGTA atggaTGCTCCTCCACTCTCTCCCTATCCATTTGTAAGGACAGGTTCTCCTCGCCGAATACAGCTATCTCAAAATCATCCTGTCTACATTTCtccacataaaaatgaaacaatgcttTCTCCTCGAGAAAAGATTTTCTACTACTTCAGCAACAGTCCTTCAAAG AGATTGAGAGAAATTAACAGTATGATACGGACAGGAGAAACTCCAACCAAGAAGAGAGGGATTCTTTTGGAAGATGGAAGTGAATCACCCGCAAAAAGAATTTGCCCGGAAAATCATTCTGCCTTATTACGCCGTCTCCAAGATGTAGCTAATGACCGAGGTGCTCACTGA